The genomic stretch AAGTCGGTGTTAAGATCCGATTCACTTAAGCCAAAATCTTCAAGGTCAATCAGTGCTTTTCTGTCCCGTCTTTCCCTTACAGGGTTAGTCTTGGAACGAAGGTGTGCCCTGGAGCGATAGGCATGGATTAATGCCCTCACTTTGATTTCCTTCGGCAATTGCTCCATGTCCATGATGGTGCCTTTTGTGGCCAGTGCACCATTTTTTGCAGTACCACTGGCTCCTTCAGCACTTGCCGCCCCTCCATTCTCATCTTCTCCAAACTTGGTGATGGCAAAGTCAAATCCATCAAAAAATGTCTTCCAACTTGGCTCGATTGATTCTGGGTCTTTTTTGTAGTCCTCATATAGCTCATCGATGTAGGCTACATGGGCATTGGAAATGTATGAATATTTGTCCATGATTTGTTTTGTTCGCTTTGCAAATATATATGATTATGTATTTTTAATAAAACCGCTTATTCGTATATACAAATATTACTGGTTTTCAGTAAATTACATTTATCACGTCAGAATATAAATTGCAAAATGGAGGCATTTGTCTAATATAAATTTGGTAATCGGTTATTTTTAAAAGGAGGTTTGGATTGTAACACTCAATTCCTCCCGTTTAGGTATTGAAAACTTTATTTTTTTTTATTCTACAGTGTATAATAAAAGGATAATGGATTTTTATACCTGAACTCAAACCCAGTCTTACGGATTTTCTCAGCATTTACTCTCTTCCAGTCTGGCTGATCACTTTGTGCCCTATAACTTGAAGGAGGAGCAAAGCCCAACTCATTTGCATTCTTCTCATATACTGCTCTCTTCAAAGGATGAACAGGACAAACACCATTATACGTCTCCTCCCAAAGCCCCTTATCGATCACATGGGCAAGCAGCCGCACTGCATCTTCCTGATGGATATAATTTACCGGAATATCGCCTGCCACCTGCTCTTTCCCTGAAAAATATCTGCCAGGCACCCGGTCCATTCCCAACAAACCTCCAAAACGAATCACGGTCAGATCGTAATTTCTATCCGCCCACAGTATTCTCTCCGCTTCGTAAACGGCCGAATGCCCTGTACTATTAAGACACAATTCTGTCGATTCGGTCACTTCTCCATTGACATTGGGATAGACCGAGGTAGAACTGGTATAGATCACTTTACCTATTCCTGCCTGTTGGATAAGTGTCTTGAGGTATTTTATTTGCTCGGGATGAAAAGTTTCCGGCATTGACCTGCGCTTTGGCGGAACATTGACCACCACTAGGTCAGCATCAAAAAGGCGGTTAAATCCTTCACCAGAAGGGTGGGGATCAAGTCTGAACAGCACATTATCGATGCCTTCTTCCGCTAATTGCCGATGCTTTTCCGGTGAAGTCGTACTTCCCAAAATTCGGTGACCTTGCTGTGCCAAGGATTTTGCCAAGGGCAGTCCCAGCCATCCAAGGCCTATAATACTTATTTTCATATCTAATATTGATGACAGCAAAAACCAATAACAGTGCTACATTCGCCTCTGAAGCCCATTGACATTTTTCTTCCTTTCCTAACGTAAAGTATGGGCATAAAGTTAAAACTAATTGGAAGACTTGTTTTTAATTGCCCATAGAATATTTAGGCACTTTCCATATACAGGATTCACTATCACAGCCAAAACTGACCATCTTAAGGAAATGAAATCGCACGGTTTAAAAAGACAACAACATACTAAAGAGCAATGTTTTCATAAATATTTCAATGATGATATATTAAGATTAGTCAATACCTTTTAACTGTGCTTTCGTTTATAAATACTATTTACCAAAAACAAAATAATCATACCGTAATCAGGGAATCGCTTTTAGATGAGTGACTGCGTATTCCACTAGCTATGCCATTTTAACTGCCTTTATCATTCCGATCCCGATACATCGGAAAGGAATCTCTTATTTAAAATTGAAATCCCTCCTCAAGTCGGGATGACATCGAATTATAAATTGTGATTTATACAACATTTTTTTAAAAAGCGATTGCCCTGATACTGTAATTAAAAACATCCCTACTCCAAGTACGTCAATAATACCACCTTCATTAGCACCCTTGGGAATACCGATTATTTTCCCACTTAAAAATAAGGCGATAAATATCCCTCCACCTATTGCATTGACGATTTATTGTTCATTAAATTTTTCATATATCAGATTTTGCTTTCATTATTAGAAGTGAGCAACATTTGAGCTGCTCTAATTAACCTCAGTTCGGGCTAACAACGATAAAAAAACGTTCCCTAATCAGTATCAGGGCAGGCTATTACGAGCCTCTCTGCACCAGGCAGACCCTTCTGGTAGGTTTTGTGAGCTGGAAAGGGCATGGCAAAAAAAGAAAACAAATTCCCCATCGGCTTGCGCCCCCCTAGGCAACCATCTTACGGACATGGGCAAAGCGTCTGGATTTCTCGCGATCCATGAAAGCACGGGCATACCGATGCCGCGAACTGGTTTGCTGTACATAGTAACTACCCAACGACCGTAAATAGGAATCTAGCCCAAAGATAGTAGCTGTCACTCGGTCAGCATCCCTCAGATCAGAAAATCTTATTGATCTAAGAACGTCCCTTATCATTACTCCAGAAGCTCCCCACAGCACCATAAACAGGGGATAGAAATCGCCCCCCTCAAAATAAGTTATCCCTAAGCTGCCCACAATGACCCACAACCAAAAACAGCAGGCCATAAGCAGCATATGCTTCCATTGCTTGTGCGAATATATCGCTACAGCCACCTGCACTTGCCATTGGGAATCCGAATCCATACCTTTCCGAAAGTTCTTCCCAACGACCAATATGTCTGTAAAAGGTATTCTAACTATACGTTTTTGGTTCATTTCGGTATATAGCAAGGTTACTTCCTGCTTCTTATTGCCCGATATGGGAATAATCACTCGCTCAGTGATGTGACCTCCTCCCCCAAATACGTAATACAACCATTTTTTTCCGACATACAAATAAAAAGTAACAAGCAATACACCTACTCCGGTTATTGCCAGAAATAATGGAAAATTACCCTTATATAAGTCATCCATCCGATGACCGTTAGCGGAAACGAGGTACATAAAACCAAACAGCAAGGCAGCTTCAAGCAAGATCGCCAATGCCTTTTTAAAGGTAAACCCGCTTAAAAAAGCATTCTTCCCATTGTAAAAAAGCTCCGTGGTCAAGAAAACTAAAGTCAGCCCCAAAGAGGCCGAGATCAAATATAAAACAGGTGTCATATTAATATATTATTCTTCCTCAATGGTCCCAACTTACCAATGCATTACATTGCCGTAACATACTACTTCAAATAATACTTTGCTAAAATCAAAGGAGTATCTTCCGTCACGTCTTTGGCAAACCGGTAAAAAGCACTGTTCTCAGGTATTCCTCCTTCTTCAAATCGGTCAATCACCCAAGAAGGCTCCATTACCAAAAACAATACCCTATCCCTTAACAATACTGGGCGCATCCATTCCAAACCAAAGTCCACATCATTTTCAATTTTGGAAAAAACCATGCTCTTCCCCGTCTTCTTGGAATAGATCAACTCTGTAAGAATCCCCTTGTCCACCAACCGCGTAACCAAATAATTATCATTCTCCAGTAAATTGGGGAAATGGTAATAGTATGACATTCTTATTTTGTCGGGAATATTACTCAAGCTTTTCTGATCCTTCACCAGGTCTAGGGGAAGGTACTGCTTATCAGACTTGAAATATCGTCTCTCGATAATCTCACCACTAAAATTATATGAATAAATAGTATCGCTAAAATGGGTAGAAAAAAGAACCTTTTGACCAAATAACCGCAAGTTATTGTATTCCCTGACAAATGGAAAACGAAAGTCCTGCATCGGCGAAGATACTGGGGCAATTTGTCCATCCTCAGCACCCCATATCCATAATACGGATTGAATGTCGCCCCCCTTTAAACTAGGGTGGGAACCTGTAGGCGTATACACCAAGTACTTATCTGCCGACAGGTGCTGAATTTTATAGAAAAAGAAAGGTGTCCTGAATTCATTTACAAAGTTCCCTTTAAAGTCATACTGAATCAATTTATTTAAAGACAGTATATCCACAGTACTTTTATCCGTATTGATTGTAAAATCAGAAATGTCACGAAACTCACCGGGCCCCTCTCCATAATTCCTGATATTCGCAACATGGTTCATTGAACTGTCAATGACAGAAACCGACATCGTCATATCATAATCCCCCAAGAAATAAAGTGAATCATAGACCAAAGCCTTACTTACGCGCAGGGCAGAAATGCTTTCCGGAAGTAAAAAGTATTCAATTTTTGACACAAAGTCGCTTAGCCGGGCAGTTCCCGATGAAGGAACGGGAATGGGGCTTTGGAGAAGATTTACGTTTTCGACGTTATTATCGCCCTTGCAGCCAAAATTCAAAATCAACAGCCAAAGTGAAAACCACCGCAAATGTACCATTCTTATCTTCTTTTACCAGGTCCAAACTGCACATGCTTCTCCACAAGGTATTTGTTCAAATACTGCACAGTAATCACCTCCTCGTGGTTTACATTTAATCACGATCGACGTACATCCTTGAATATACATTCCGCAATAATCGTCTTGTACATGATACTCGCATGAAACTCCATCATAACAACCACTCCCCTTGGTAGTAGAAGGCATTATAATAATGGTTGAACTGATCACTGCCATCAAAATGAATATTAGCTTTTTCATAATGCTATTATTTAAATTTTCAGTATATAAGTTAATTCACTTGACTTAAGATATAGATACAAACACAACTTTGCAACCATATATATGATCTTTTAAATATAAAATTCCAATAAAATATATTTTTTCAGAATAATACTTAACAATTACCATAAATAATTAATAATAACCTATTAATTAAAAGTGCAATCAGTGTTCAACCAATAATTCCAAAGAGTGATTATGCTATAGGAGGGGAATCAGGGAAGTATAAAATAAAAGTTAGGAGTATCCTGCATTTGGTGGCAAGAGAAACATGTCAAGTATCAGCCTTCTGATGAAAACGTTAAGGATTATTTTTACCGCAGTGACGCGGAGGACGCAAAGTTTTTATTGGCTCGATATGAACCATCTCCTAAATTAAAGGGAAAAGTGGTGAGAGATGGGGGCAAATACTATTCAAGTGATCATCGCCCGCCGCGGCGGGGTGCACAGCTAAGTCGATTGGGGAAGTATAGTTCTATTGTGCACTATGCTCCTCCTATGTGGTTAACCTAAAGACATCCCCCAGAAATATGGCTTGCCCCCAACCTCCACGTAGGGTTTTGAAAAATTCATTTGATGACGAAATAAAAAAGAGGCTGTTTCATAACTTGTCATTTCGACGGTAGGAGAAATCTCATCAATTTGATTTCATTTGATAATCAATCGCTTGAGATTCTTCCTCTCGTCAGAATGACATACGACTCCGACTTATGAAACGGCCTCTCCTAAATCATTTGTCTTTTTTTGGCATCGTTCCTAAGATCACGTCCCAAAGCGGGGAACTTACCCCAAAGGCCACATCAGGATCTTTATAATGATGGATGGCGTGGTTTACCCATAGGATCTTCAAGGCATTCTTAGGAGGCTGGAAAGCATGTACGATATAGTGCACTCCCAAATACAAGGCATAACCAGCCAAAAAACCAGGAAGAAAATACAGCGCATAATCTCCCATTATGAACGTAAATACGAAGTAGAAAATACATGCGTACAGCCCACTGATAAATGGCGGCATCGCCAAGCGGTCCTTGTCCTTTGGGTAATCATGATGGACACCATGAACCGAATATTGCAACTTATCCTTCATCGGTGTGTCAGGCACCATATGAAAGAAATACTTATGCATCAAATATTCCACGAGCGTAAACACCAACAATCCAATCAAGGCAACCAACAGCCCTGTCCCTATAGCAATAGTAGTGGCAGTAAATGCATAATATAGTGAAACACCACCAATCACAAGAAACATGACAATAGGAATACTTATATGTGTTCTGGACATTTTCTCCAGCACAGGATTCTGGAACATGTGTGCCGATCCATTATTATCAGGCCTCTCCAGTCTTCCAATTTTTTTCATCCTAATATTTTATTTTTTTTATATACTCACTCAAGAGGTTGATATGCAAATATTTACCCACAACCACAAACAACACCTCAAGAATTTCACCACAAATTTAACGGATTGAATTCAAAAGAGGTTATTCTTTTCGGGAAATAATGACCAAAATCAGTTATTTGGACAGTGAAAGGGTTTTATCGATGGTTTTTTTATAGAATTCTTCGTACCGGGGAAGAATATTGGACACATCAAATTCCTTTGCCCTGGCCAATGCCCGTTTCTTGAAAGCTGGCAGATTTTGGTCTGAAAGGATATGTAATGCCTTTTCGGTCATGTCCTGTATATCCCCTACCTCACAGGCAAAGCCCGTCACCCCGTCAATGTTCAACTCTGGAATACCACCTGCATTGGAAGACAACACCGGCACTTCACAGGCCATCGCTTCCAAAGCGGCCAGCCCGAAGCTTTCTTTCTCAGATGGAATCAGGAACAGGTCTGCTACGGAAAGGACTTCCTCCACCGCATCCAATTTCCCTAAGAAACGGGTATCTTCACAGGTTCCCAGCTCCCTGCAGAGCCTTTCCATCTTATCCCTTTCGGGGCCATCTCCCACCAACAACAACTTGGCAGGAACCACTTTTCGCACTTCATAAAACACTCTGATGACGTCCTCTACACGTTTTACCTTCCTAAAATTGGAAGTGTGTACCAGTAATTTCTCATCATCTGGACATATTGCTTTTTTAAAGTGTTCTTTCCGTTGTTTTTTAAAGCGGTCCAGATCGATGAAGTTGGGAATGACCTGAATCCCGTTCTTGATATCAAAATGATCATAGGTCGCCCGCTTCAAATCCTCGGAGACAGCAGTCACCCCATCGGATTGGTTGATGCTGAAGGTCACCACGGGCTCATAGCTGGGATCTTTGCCCACCAGCGTAATGTCCGTGCCGTGCAGAGTCGTCACCACCGGAATCTCGATGCCTTGGGTTTTCAGGATCTGCTTGGCCATATACGCTGCCGAAGCATGCGGAATAGCATAATGTACGTGCAGCAGATCCAGCTCTTCGAACTTCACCACGTTGACCATTTTACTGGCCAATGCCAGCTCATATGGTGCATGCTCAAATAACGGATAGCTTTTGATGTCTACTTCGTGATAGAAAAGGTTTTCGCTCAAAAAATCCAACCGGGTAGGCTGCTTATAGGTAATGAAGTGAACTTCATGACCTTCCTTGGCAAGGGCTTTTCCCAATTCTGTGGCCACTACACCACTCCCACCAAATGTGGGATAACAGACAATTCCGATTTTCATGTTTTCAGTGTTAAAAAACTATTGTTCTTAGAATTTAGAAGCTATAACCTTTCCTTTCGGAATTTTGTTCACCAAAGGCTCATTTTTTCACTTCCGGATGGACCGGTAGATAATATCCTGAATATCCGTCCGTACATTATCTCTCAGCAATGAATTGTTACTGGCATTGGGATACACCCTATTGGACAGGAACACGTAGATCAGGTCTTCATCAGGATCAGCCCATACGGCGGTACCGGTAAAACCTGTATGTCCAAAAGTGCTCTTGGATGCCAACTTTCCTGCCGGCCCGCCTTTATCAGGCGCTGGATCAGGTTTATCCCAGCCCCAGCCTCTCCTGCTTTGGCTGGACTGTCTCTTGGTAAATTCTTTAACGGTTTTGGCATCCAATAGGTTTATCCCACCATACTCGCCTCCCTGCAGCATCATCTGCATCATCACCGCCAGGTCATGGGCAGTACTAAACAATCCCGCATGGCCAGCCACGCCGCCATACATGGCCGCTCCGGGGTCATGCACATAGCCACGGATCAGCTTATGCCTAAAGACCAAATCATTTTCCGTAGGTGCAATCCTGTCAGCAGCAATCTCCTTCAATGGCCAATAAGTCAAGGTGTACAAGCCCAAGGGTTGGTAAAAATTCTGCTCCAAAAATTCATCCATCGGCTGGTTAAGAATCCGCTCCACTACGCGCTGCATAATGTACATGGTCAAATCCGAGTATTTGTAATCATGCTTATTGCTGCCGGAAGATTTTCTTCTGAGCGGTGAATCCACGGTCCATTTCCATACACTGTCCGGTAGGGCATCCATGCCATACATTCCTTCGGCCACCTCTATGCTGTAACCACTTCCTTTTTGGGAATGATAATAAACAGGGTCCCACTTGCCAGAAGAAATCGTCTTGGTATAATGCGGCAACCACGCGGCTAGCCCAGCCTCATGCGCCATAATGTCCTTAATCTTAAGATCTGCCTTGTTGGTGCCTTTTAGCTCAGGAAGGTACTTAACCACTGGATCCTTCATATTGAGCAGCCCCCGGCTTTCCAGAAACATCACCGTTTGCGTGGTGGCCATGACCTTGGTGATCGATGCCAGGTCATAGACGGTCTCTGGTGTTACCTCCTGTCCTTTGTTATAATCCAAATGACCATATCCCTTTTCGAAGACCACCTTACCATTTTTAGCTACCAAAACACAGGCTCCCGGTGTAGATTTTCTTCGGATGGCCCGATTGACCACTTTGTCGATGCCATTGAGCGTACGGCTGTCCATGCCTTCATTCTCAGGAAGACTGTAGCCCAACCTGTCACGGGAATCAAAGGGCACGGAAATGCCTGCAGGCAATCCAGTGCTTACCGTAGCCGGCAAGGCGCCATTCACACCCCTGGCACCAAAAATCACTTGGGGTGCCAGCTTCTCTGTGTATTCATTCTCTTCATAAGCCACCAGCACATTGGGCATGTCATCGAGGTATTTGGCCGCATAGGCATTGCCGAAGAGGACCGTGATGACATTGTACTTTTCACTGAGGTTTTTAATAAAGTACATGTCCTCTTGCTTGATCCCGAAATTACGCCTCGGACTGTTGCTTACATCTGTAATGCCCACCACAATGGTATTATAATCACGAAGATTTTGCTCTAGCGCTCGATAAGATTGGTTATTGCTGTTTCTGGTGAGCCTATAATGCTTGAATTTCCCAAATTTATCGAGGTATTTCTGGAAGGTCTCACCGCCATTTCCCAGTGTAATGGAAGCCATTTTCAACAAGTCCTGATTACGGATAGGCAAGAAGTTCCCTTTATTGGCCACCATGGTCATGGATCCAGCATACAGCCGCTCCACCAATGCCGAAGTCTCGTAGGTGCTGAGCCGCTCCACCAGCTGATTGGTGTCTACATGTTGCGGTTTGTTCAGCCCTGCCCAGTATTTAGCCTTGAGGATCTTTCTTACCCGTGCGTCAATCTGGTCTTTGGAGATCCGGCCATCGGCTACCGCCTGAACAATCAAGCGCTTGGACTTGGGAACATCCTCTGCATAAAGCAGCACGTCATTTCCTGCCAGTAGTGCTAGTAGATCTACCTCTCCTGGTGCATGTAAATT from Echinicola soli encodes the following:
- the bshA gene encoding N-acetyl-alpha-D-glucosaminyl L-malate synthase BshA, giving the protein MKIGIVCYPTFGGSGVVATELGKALAKEGHEVHFITYKQPTRLDFLSENLFYHEVDIKSYPLFEHAPYELALASKMVNVVKFEELDLLHVHYAIPHASAAYMAKQILKTQGIEIPVVTTLHGTDITLVGKDPSYEPVVTFSINQSDGVTAVSEDLKRATYDHFDIKNGIQVIPNFIDLDRFKKQRKEHFKKAICPDDEKLLVHTSNFRKVKRVEDVIRVFYEVRKVVPAKLLLVGDGPERDKMERLCRELGTCEDTRFLGKLDAVEEVLSVADLFLIPSEKESFGLAALEAMACEVPVLSSNAGGIPELNIDGVTGFACEVGDIQDMTEKALHILSDQNLPAFKKRALARAKEFDVSNILPRYEEFYKKTIDKTLSLSK
- a CDS encoding sterol desaturase family protein; this encodes MKKIGRLERPDNNGSAHMFQNPVLEKMSRTHISIPIVMFLVIGGVSLYYAFTATTIAIGTGLLVALIGLLVFTLVEYLMHKYFFHMVPDTPMKDKLQYSVHGVHHDYPKDKDRLAMPPFISGLYACIFYFVFTFIMGDYALYFLPGFLAGYALYLGVHYIVHAFQPPKNALKILWVNHAIHHYKDPDVAFGVSSPLWDVILGTMPKKDK
- a CDS encoding glycoside hydrolase family 3 N-terminal domain-containing protein yields the protein MNQKVWRVPFVLMLIGGMVFFQLSFGFDKESSENPGDPLRTRDYVAQKKWVDSVFNSLTFEERLGQLFMVAAYSNRGEAHKQKIAKLIREEQLGGLIFFQGGPVRQAHLTNYYQSITKTPLMIAMDAEWGVSMRLDSVLQFPKQMTLGAIRDDQLIYDMGTEIARQFKELGMHINFAPVVDVNSNPNNPVIGYRAFGEQKEKVARKAVAYMKGLQDHGVMANAKHFPGHGDTDSDSHYTTPVINNSKSQIQNIDLYPYRQLIKENLMSVMVAHLHIPSLGTTSGKPTTLTPAVVNDLLKKDMGFEGLVFTDALNMRGVSNLHAPGEVDLLALLAGNDVLLYAEDVPKSKRLIVQAVADGRISKDQIDARVRKILKAKYWAGLNKPQHVDTNQLVERLSTYETSALVERLYAGSMTMVANKGNFLPIRNQDLLKMASITLGNGGETFQKYLDKFGKFKHYRLTRNSNNQSYRALEQNLRDYNTIVVGITDVSNSPRRNFGIKQEDMYFIKNLSEKYNVITVLFGNAYAAKYLDDMPNVLVAYEENEYTEKLAPQVIFGARGVNGALPATVSTGLPAGISVPFDSRDRLGYSLPENEGMDSRTLNGIDKVVNRAIRRKSTPGACVLVAKNGKVVFEKGYGHLDYNKGQEVTPETVYDLASITKVMATTQTVMFLESRGLLNMKDPVVKYLPELKGTNKADLKIKDIMAHEAGLAAWLPHYTKTISSGKWDPVYYHSQKGSGYSIEVAEGMYGMDALPDSVWKWTVDSPLRRKSSGSNKHDYKYSDLTMYIMQRVVERILNQPMDEFLEQNFYQPLGLYTLTYWPLKEIAADRIAPTENDLVFRHKLIRGYVHDPGAAMYGGVAGHAGLFSTAHDLAVMMQMMLQGGEYGGINLLDAKTVKEFTKRQSSQSRRGWGWDKPDPAPDKGGPAGKLASKSTFGHTGFTGTAVWADPDEDLIYVFLSNRVYPNASNNSLLRDNVRTDIQDIIYRSIRK
- a CDS encoding 6-bladed beta-propeller, which produces MVHLRWFSLWLLILNFGCKGDNNVENVNLLQSPIPVPSSGTARLSDFVSKIEYFLLPESISALRVSKALVYDSLYFLGDYDMTMSVSVIDSSMNHVANIRNYGEGPGEFRDISDFTINTDKSTVDILSLNKLIQYDFKGNFVNEFRTPFFFYKIQHLSADKYLVYTPTGSHPSLKGGDIQSVLWIWGAEDGQIAPVSSPMQDFRFPFVREYNNLRLFGQKVLFSTHFSDTIYSYNFSGEIIERRYFKSDKQYLPLDLVKDQKSLSNIPDKIRMSYYYHFPNLLENDNYLVTRLVDKGILTELIYSKKTGKSMVFSKIENDVDFGLEWMRPVLLRDRVLFLVMEPSWVIDRFEEGGIPENSAFYRFAKDVTEDTPLILAKYYLK
- a CDS encoding NAD(P)-binding domain-containing protein; this translates as MKISIIGLGWLGLPLAKSLAQQGHRILGSTTSPEKHRQLAEEGIDNVLFRLDPHPSGEGFNRLFDADLVVVNVPPKRRSMPETFHPEQIKYLKTLIQQAGIGKVIYTSSTSVYPNVNGEVTESTELCLNSTGHSAVYEAERILWADRNYDLTVIRFGGLLGMDRVPGRYFSGKEQVAGDIPVNYIHQEDAVRLLAHVIDKGLWEETYNGVCPVHPLKRAVYEKNANELGFAPPSSYRAQSDQPDWKRVNAEKIRKTGFEFRYKNPLSFYYTL